CGCCACCTATGACGGCAACCTGTACGGCACGCTGGTCGAGCGGGTGGAGGAGGCTCGGGCATCGGGACACGACATCGTCCTGAAGATCGAGGTGCAGGGCGCCGAACAGGTGAGGGTCCGGCTGGGCGAGGCGCTGTTCATCTTCATCGTCTCGCCCTCGACGCAGGAGCTGGAGCGGCGGCAGGAGCTGCGCAACAGCGAGAGCCCGCGGGACCTCGCGTCGCGCCGGAAGATCGCAGAGACGGAGATGACCTACGCGTCGCACTACGACCACGTGGTCGTGAACGACGAGCTCGAGCGCGCGGTGGCAGAAGTGCTGGCGGTCATCCATGGCGCACGCCGGCGCGACCTTCAAGAAGAAGCGCGGGAAGGGCAGACTTAGCCCATGCGAGAAGAGCCCCGGACGTGCCTCTAGACCCAACTCCCGTCCCCGACGAGCTGCGAGGCCTCCGGGTCGGGCTGCTGGTCTCGGGCGGGATCGCGGCGTACAAGCTGGTCGACCTGGCTTCCGCGCTCACGCAGGCGGGCTGCGAGGTGCGCGTGGCGATGACCCCCTCCGCCACCCGCTTCGTCGGACCCCCCTCATTCCAGGGCGTGACCGGGAACCCCGTCCTGACAGGGCTGTGGCCCACCGACGGCGCCGCGGAGCCTCACGTCTTCCTCGGGGACTGGGCCCAGGTGATCCTGCTCGCGCCGGCGACGGCCAACGTCATCGGCCGCATCGCCGGTGGCCGCTCCGATGAGATCGTCTCCGCCACCGTGCTGGCCGCACGCTGTCCGGTCGTGGTGGCGCCGGCGATGAACGACGCGATGTGGTCGAAGCCCGCAGTGGAGGACAACATCACGGCCTTGAGGCGGCGGGGGATGACCATCGTCGAGCCTGAATCGGGCCACCTCGCCAGCGGGCACGTCGGCGCCGGCCGCCTGGCCGGCTCGTCGCCGCTGCTGACGGCAATGGCGGGCGCGGTCCGATCGCGATACGACCTGGCGTCGAGGCGGGTGGTCGTCACCGCCGGCGGTACTCGGGAGCCGATCGACCCCGTGCGGTTCATCAGCAACTACTCGAGCGGCAAGATGGGCTTCGCCATCGCCGCGGCGGCGGCGGACCGCGGCGCGCGGGTCACGCTCGTGACGACCGCCTCACACCCCGCGCATCACGGCGTCAACGTCGTCCCGGTCGAAACCGCGGAGCAGATGCGGGACCAGCTGAGATCATGGATGAAAGGCGCCGACCTGCTCGTGATGGCCGCGGCGGTGGCGGACTTCAGGCCGGCCAAGACCACGCGGGCCAAGATCCGCCGCGAGGAGACGCCGCGACTCACGCTGGAGCTCGAGCCGGTCCCGGACCTGGTCGCCGCGCTGGGCAGCGACAGGGAATTGGCCGCCGTCTTTCGGGTCGGCTTCGCGGCCGAGGGGTCTGATCTCGCCGCCAGAGCGCTCGACAAGATGAGGAGAAAAGGCCTGCATGCGATCGTCGCCAACGACATCTCGCGCACGGACATCGGTTTCGGCAGCGACCACAACGCCGGTGTGATGCTGTTCGCCGACGGGGCGCGCCACGACCTCGAGCGCACGACCAAGCGCGAGATGGCGGATCGGATCCTGGACCTGGTCCTGCCTCATCTGACCCGCTAGCCACGTGCTCTATGCCGAGGTCGCGGTCGAGGCGGCGCGGGGGCTGGGTCGCGAGACGTACAGCTACGCGGTGCCCGAAGGCCTGGATGTCGTCCCCGGTCATCGGGTCACCGTCCCGTTCGGCCGGCGCAGCACGTATGGATTCGTCGTCTCGCTCGGCACCGACGAACCCGGGGTGGACGCCAAGCCGATAGCCACTGCCGGCAGCGAACCGCTGCTGCTGCCGCACCAGGTCGCGCTGGCGCGATTGGTCGCCGACCACTACTGGGTGCCGCTCATCGAATGCCTGCGCGCCATGCTCCCGCCGAGGGTGCGATCGACCGGGACCATCGGCTCCCGGGCATCGAACCGCCAGCGCCGTCATAGCCGCCTGGTGGAGCTGGCCACCGCTCCGGTGTTGACCGCGCAAGCGGCGGTCCTGACCGGCGAGCAGCAAGCCGCGCTCGAGGTGATCGGCTCCAACCAGCTCACGCTCCTGCACGGGGTCATCGCCAGCGGCAAGACCGAGGTCTACCTCGCGGCGGCGGAGCGAGCCCTTGCCGAGGGCCTGCGGGTGCTCCTGCTCGTACCCGACATCTCCCTGACGCCGCAGCTCGTCCAGCGGGTGCGGGCCCGGCTGAGGGCGCCCATCGCCGTGCTGCACAGCCAGCTGACCGAGCTCGAGCGGGCGCAGCAGTGGTGGCGCGCGAGGCGGGGCGAGGCGGAGGTTGTGCTCGGCAGCCGCTCCGCCGTGTTCGCGCCCATCCCGCGCCTCGGCCTGATCTGCCTGGACGAGGAGGGATCGGCCGCCTACAAGCAGGACCGGACGCCGCGCTACGAGACCGGCTGGGTGGCGCGCAAGCTCGCCTCCGTCTGCGGCGCTCGGCTGGTCGCCGGTTCGGCGACGCCGAGCGTGGTCACGTACCACGAAGCGGCGCGCGGCGAAATGGCCCTGGCCAAGCTGACGAAACGCGTTCGCGGCCGTGACGCCGAGCTAGAGGTCGTCGACATGCGCGATGAGGTGGCGGCGGGCCATCGCCACGCGCTCTCGCGCCGCCTCCTCGAGGTCGTCGACCGCACGCTCGAGGATGAGGAGCAGGTGATCCTTTACCTCAACCGGCGCGGTATGTCGACCTTCGTCCTGTGCCGGGACTGCGGCCGTTCGGTGCAGTGCCTCGGCTGCTCGGTGGCGCTGGTCCAGCACGCAGAGATCGATGGGCTCATCTGCCACTACTGCGGATATTCACGGCCCATGCCCGCGACCTGTCCGCACTGCGGCAGCCGGAACATCCGCGGCCTGGGCATGGGCACCCAGCGCCTGGAGACCATGGTGAAGAAGCTCTGGCCGCGAGCCCGCGTCCTGCGACTGGACAGCGACTCGGCGCGGGGGCCTGACTCGTACTTCGACATCTGGGAGACCTTCAGCGAGCAGCGAGCCGACATCCTGGTCGGGACGCAGCTCGTGACGCGCGGCCTCGACCTGCCGGCGGTGACCTGCGTGGGCGTGGTCGATGCCGACCTGCCGCTGCATTTCCCCGACTATCGATCGGCCGAGAACACTTTCGCCATGGTCGTGCAGGTGGCCGGCCGGGCCGGGCGCGACGGTCGTGCCTCCAGGGTCGTGGTGCAGACCAGCAACCCCGAGCACTACGGTCTGCGCTACGCGGTGGCGGGCGACTACGAAGGCTTTTACGACGCCGAGCTGCCGTCTCGGAAGGCATTCGCCTTCCCGCCGTTTGCGGAGCTGGCGGTGCTGACCCGGACGGACGCCGACGACGGGCGGGCTGCGGGCGCTGCACGCGAGGCGGCTGAGGCGCTGGCCACCGGCCTGTTGAAGGAGGGAGTCGAAGGCATCCGCGTGATGGGGCCGTCGCCGGCCTTCATCCACCGGCTGCGCGGAGACTATCGGTGGCAGGTCACGCTGAAGGGCGATGGCCTGGAGCGGGCGCGGCATCTCGCTCCGCGGGGGAAGGGTTGGAGCTACGACGTCGACCCGGTGACCTGAAGCCGCGGGGGCGGAATCAGGGGACCGCGCGCACTCGCGGCCGTCCCTGAGAGGCTTGGGAGCACAGGCGTGGCAGGTAGAATCGAATTCGTGGCCGTACGACCGATTCTCAATTTCGAACACCCGGTCCTGCGCGAGAAGGCGAAGAAAGTCGCGCGCGTGGACACGTCCATCCAGCGTCTGATCGACGACCTGGCGGAAACCATGCTCGCCGCGCCGGGCGCGGGCCTGGCCGCCAACCAGATCGGCGTCCCGCTGCGAGTGTGCGTGGTCAAGGGCGACGACAACCAGATCTGGGGGCTGGTGAATCCCGAGATCGTCAAGAGCGACGGGGTGCAGGTCGGATACGAGGGCTGCCTGAGCTACCCGGGTTGGGTGGGCGAGGTGGCTCGCCGCGAGACGGTCGTCGTCAAGGGCCGCAACCGTCGCGGCAAAGAGGTGCGCATCAAGTCCACCGGATTCACCGCGCGTGCCTTCCAGCACGAGCTCGACCACCTCGACGGCGTTCTTTTCATCGACCGATTGACCAACCTCGAGACCCTGCGGCGGGTCGACGAGTTGATGGCCGAGGAAAAGGAAGCCGCTGTCGCGGCGGCTTCGGGCTAGCCTTCCTGAAGCTGGTTTTCGCGGGTACGGCCGGATTCGCCGTGCCCTCTCTGCGGTTGCTTCACGCGGCCGGCCACGACATCCGGCTGGTGGTCACCCAACCGGACAAGCCCGGCCACCGGATGAAGGTGACGCCGTCGCCGGTCAAGGCGGCGGCGGCGGAGCTCGGGCTCGAGGTGTACCAGCCGGCTCGGATCCGCGAACCGGAGGTGGGGGAGAAGCTGCGTGCGTCGAGCCCCGACCTGTTGGTGGTGGTCGCTTATGGGCAGATCATCCCGGCGTCCGTGCTCGCGATCCCGCGGCGTGGAGCCGTGAATGTTCACGCCTCCCTGCTGCCGCGACACCGTGGTGCGGCGCCGGTCGCGCGCGCCATCCTCGCCGGCGACGCGGTCACCGGGGTCACGATCATGCGGATGGACGAGCAGCTGGACCACGGTCCGATCCTGGCGACCAGCGAGGTGGCGATCGCGCCGGGGGAGGAGGCGCCGCACCTCACCGAGCGCCTGGCGGCAGCCGGCGCGGACCTGCTGGTCGAAACGCTTGGGCGCCTGGATGAGATCGAGCCGGTCGACCAGGATCACGCCGCGGCGACGGTGGCGCCGCGACTCCGTCGCGAGGACGGGGAGCTCGACTGGAGCCTGGGGGCGCAGGAGATCGACCGGCGCGTTCGCGCTCTCCAACCGTGGCCGGGCGCGACGCTGCCGACAGCCCGCGGGCGCGTCAAGGTGCTGAGCGGGCGTGTCGAGGGCGACCGCTACGTGCTCGAGCTGGTGCAGCTGCCGGGCAAGAGGCCCGCGCCGGCAAGGCAGGTCCTGGGCGATGCCTGAAAGAGACGAGCGCGAGCGGGACGTCGCGGTCAACCGGCGCGCCTACCACGACTACTTCGTCGACGAGAAGTACGAGTGCGGAGTCATGCTCACCGGGCCCGAGGTGAAGTCGGTGCGAGGCGGGCGGTGCAACCTGCGCGACGGTTTCGTCCGCATCGACGGACGTGAGGCCTGGCTCGAGAACGTGCACATTTCGCCGTACGTCCAGGCCAACGCCATGAACGTCGAGCCGATGCGGCCGCGCAAGCTGCTGCTGCACCGCAAAGAGATCTCGACTCTGATCGGGAAGGTGCGTCAGAAGGGATACACCCTCATCCCGCTGCGCGTGTATTTCTCGCGCAACCGGGCCAAGATCGAGGTGGGGTTGTGCCGGGGCAAGCGCGAGTACGACAAGCGGGAGGCGATCGCCGAGCGGGACGCCAAGCGCGAGATCGCCCGGGCGATGCACCGGGGCTGAGCGTCTTCCCGACTCGGGGACAGGACAGCTTTAAGCGGCCAGCTTGATTCCGATCGCCCGCAGGCGCTTGTTGAGTGAGTCGAACGCGAAATTCAAAATCTCGCTCTCGGTGTGGCCGAATTCTGTGATGTAGCGTGGGTCGGGAGGCTCGAGCGTGCCCGAGATGAGGGGCAGGCACTCGATGAGCGTCTTCTGGATCAGCGGCGCAAATCGCTCGGGGTTCTCACGCACCGCCTCCTGCAGCACCTTGATCCCAAAGTTGACGTGGCGCGATTCGTCGCGCGCAATGGCCGTGAAGCCGCGGTAGAAGCCCCTGTCCGTCGTCCCGATCTCCCGCATCGATTCGAGCTCGAAGCGCTGGCCGGTGAGCGCGAGGGTTGCCTCGATGACGATGTGGTACAGGGTGATGCCCTCGATGAAGGCGTCCAAGTCTTTCGGGTTGCTGGCGAGGCGCTGCGCGGCTGAGGGCAGGCGGTCGTAGAAGAGGGTGTTGTAGCCCTCGTTGGCATCGGGACGGATCTCGGCGAGCAGCTGTTGCAAATCGCGCGCCTCGGTGCCTACGACCTCGTGCCACCAGCGCTCGAAGAACACGGTGTGGCGGGCCTCATCGACCATCTGAGTGGACAGGAAGATCTCGATCTCGGGCGAAGGCGCCGCCCACACGAAGGGCGCGAGCGTGGACGTGACCCTCTCCTCTCCATTGAAGAAGAGGCGGTGCGACCACAGCGTCGACTTACGCTCCAGGTCGGTCGCCTCCAGCCAGTCCTGCCGGTCGAGGGTGAAGTCGAGGTCGGCGACCGCCCACTGCTGCGACTCCCACCGGCGGTAGAGATCCGCGTAGCTGGGCATGTTCTCGATTCCGCGGTCGATGAAGGAGAGGACGTCGTCGATGCGGATGTCGCCAAGCTGCTTGAGATCCGCCCGAGCGATCCTCTCCAGGTCCGGGTCGAGCTGCTCCCGCTTCTGCTCAACGGCCATATCGGATTCCGCGTCCATTAGACCAGAGGAGGAGGTGTGAGGTGGGTGCGCCACGGGTAGAATCTGGGGTGCAACCGAGTTCACCTTCG
Above is a window of bacterium DNA encoding:
- a CDS encoding guanylate kinase; its protein translation is MKRGLLIVISGPSGVGKDTLIRRLLELDGNLRYSVSCTTRAPRPGEVDGVSYTFVSRERFEQLIEEGAFLEHATYDGNLYGTLVERVEEARASGHDIVLKIEVQGAEQVRVRLGEALFIFIVSPSTQELERRQELRNSESPRDLASRRKIAETEMTYASHYDHVVVNDELERAVAEVLAVIHGARRRDLQEEAREGQT
- the coaBC gene encoding bifunctional phosphopantothenoylcysteine decarboxylase/phosphopantothenate--cysteine ligase CoaBC, coding for MRGLRVGLLVSGGIAAYKLVDLASALTQAGCEVRVAMTPSATRFVGPPSFQGVTGNPVLTGLWPTDGAAEPHVFLGDWAQVILLAPATANVIGRIAGGRSDEIVSATVLAARCPVVVAPAMNDAMWSKPAVEDNITALRRRGMTIVEPESGHLASGHVGAGRLAGSSPLLTAMAGAVRSRYDLASRRVVVTAGGTREPIDPVRFISNYSSGKMGFAIAAAAADRGARVTLVTTASHPAHHGVNVVPVETAEQMRDQLRSWMKGADLLVMAAAVADFRPAKTTRAKIRREETPRLTLELEPVPDLVAALGSDRELAAVFRVGFAAEGSDLAARALDKMRRKGLHAIVANDISRTDIGFGSDHNAGVMLFADGARHDLERTTKREMADRILDLVLPHLTR
- the priA gene encoding primosomal protein N', which translates into the protein MLYAEVAVEAARGLGRETYSYAVPEGLDVVPGHRVTVPFGRRSTYGFVVSLGTDEPGVDAKPIATAGSEPLLLPHQVALARLVADHYWVPLIECLRAMLPPRVRSTGTIGSRASNRQRRHSRLVELATAPVLTAQAAVLTGEQQAALEVIGSNQLTLLHGVIASGKTEVYLAAAERALAEGLRVLLLVPDISLTPQLVQRVRARLRAPIAVLHSQLTELERAQQWWRARRGEAEVVLGSRSAVFAPIPRLGLICLDEEGSAAYKQDRTPRYETGWVARKLASVCGARLVAGSATPSVVTYHEAARGEMALAKLTKRVRGRDAELEVVDMRDEVAAGHRHALSRRLLEVVDRTLEDEEQVILYLNRRGMSTFVLCRDCGRSVQCLGCSVALVQHAEIDGLICHYCGYSRPMPATCPHCGSRNIRGLGMGTQRLETMVKKLWPRARVLRLDSDSARGPDSYFDIWETFSEQRADILVGTQLVTRGLDLPAVTCVGVVDADLPLHFPDYRSAENTFAMVVQVAGRAGRDGRASRVVVQTSNPEHYGLRYAVAGDYEGFYDAELPSRKAFAFPPFAELAVLTRTDADDGRAAGAAREAAEALATGLLKEGVEGIRVMGPSPAFIHRLRGDYRWQVTLKGDGLERARHLAPRGKGWSYDVDPVT
- the def gene encoding peptide deformylase, with protein sequence MAVRPILNFEHPVLREKAKKVARVDTSIQRLIDDLAETMLAAPGAGLAANQIGVPLRVCVVKGDDNQIWGLVNPEIVKSDGVQVGYEGCLSYPGWVGEVARRETVVVKGRNRRGKEVRIKSTGFTARAFQHELDHLDGVLFIDRLTNLETLRRVDELMAEEKEAAVAAASG
- a CDS encoding methionyl-tRNA formyltransferase — protein: MGGRGGSPRDGRRQGPQPSRQRGAHQVHRIHRACLPARARPPRRRSFHRPIDQPRDPAAGRRVDGRGKGSRCRGGFGLAFLKLVFAGTAGFAVPSLRLLHAAGHDIRLVVTQPDKPGHRMKVTPSPVKAAAAELGLEVYQPARIREPEVGEKLRASSPDLLVVVAYGQIIPASVLAIPRRGAVNVHASLLPRHRGAAPVARAILAGDAVTGVTIMRMDEQLDHGPILATSEVAIAPGEEAPHLTERLAAAGADLLVETLGRLDEIEPVDQDHAAATVAPRLRREDGELDWSLGAQEIDRRVRALQPWPGATLPTARGRVKVLSGRVEGDRYVLELVQLPGKRPAPARQVLGDA
- the smpB gene encoding SsrA-binding protein SmpB — protein: MPERDERERDVAVNRRAYHDYFVDEKYECGVMLTGPEVKSVRGGRCNLRDGFVRIDGREAWLENVHISPYVQANAMNVEPMRPRKLLLHRKEISTLIGKVRQKGYTLIPLRVYFSRNRAKIEVGLCRGKREYDKREAIAERDAKREIARAMHRG